The genomic DNA TCCATGTACTTGACCGGATCGACGAGGATAAAGTCGAACCCGTCCCTCAGCTCCGGCGGATCGGGAACGATCTCCGGGTGCGTCGCCACGCGGTTCGCCTCGTGCACCACCTTTTCACCGCCGTCCTTGCTGAAGAGAAAGTCGAGAAAGAGCATCGCCGCATGGGGATGAGGCGCGTTCCGCGCGAGCGCGGAGACCTGGGCTTTTCCGACGACGGGCTCGAGATTCACCCAATCGACCGGCGCGCCCTTGCGCTTCTCGCGCGGAAAATGATGATTGTAGGCGTTGGGCGAGAGCGGATCTTCTCCGGCGACAATCAATTGCGCCATGAGCGTATGCCCGGATCGGATGTTGGGTTTCTGCGCGCCCAATTTCTGAAAAAAGGCGCGGCCTTTCTCCTCGCCCCACGATTCCATCAGCGTGAGAAACCATTCGGTCTGCTCGCGCTCGAGCGACATGAAACCGCTCCACTTGGGATTGAGCAGGTCTTCGTAACGCCGGGGCGCCTCGGCGGCTTTAACGAGCCGGGTGTTATAACCGAGGACGATCATCGTGACGCGCCCCGCCGTCCAGAAACCTTGCGGGTGAACAAAACGCCGGTCAAACTTTGCCGTCACCGGCGTGCGATAGGGTTGCAGGGTTTCCTTCCGCCGCAGCAGCTCCATCTGGCCGTCGTCGAAATCGATCACGTCCGCCAGAGTGCGCTTGGCCTGGTATTCGGTCAAGTATCGTTGCAGCGCCCGCTCCGAGCTCAGCCGAATCAACTGGGCTTTCAAAAACGGGTAGCGTTTTTGAAACAGCTCGACGACGCGGCCGGAATCCGCCGCCGACATCGAGGTATACCAAACGACTTCGCCCTCGCGTTTCGCGCCGTCTTCCAGCCTAGTCTGCCGGTCCGCGCCCGACAGCATGGCGACTTCGCCGACGCCGGCGGCCAGCGCAACGCCGCAGTACAAGCCGAGACTTGCGAAAACGAGGAGACACGTCGGGCGCAGAGTTTTCATGGGTCCTCCTCTCGGATGGTCCGCCGGTACGTCGCAAGGAGCGCGAGCGGCGATGATACGAAGTTAGGCGAAGTTCTCATTGACCCGAGCAGTCCGTCTACTCGATCTTGGCTCGGACCGTTTTGCTGCCGCCGTGGTCGCCGATGGTTAGGCTCACGGTTATCGGGTTCGCAATGCCCTTGAGATTCGCGCCTTCAGTCTGGATCTCGAACTCGAAGCCGCCCGCGCGCGCGGGACGAATCGCCGCTTCTAATAATTTCACCCGGTTGATCGTACCTTGGAACTTGAACCCGCCGCTCCCGTCCTTCTTGAAGGAGCCCGCCGGGATGGCGACGGAGTAGGCTCCGGCGCCGCCCTTTAGTTGGAGGGTAACGATATCCTTGGCGAGATCGAGTCCGTTGCTTCCCGCCCCCAGAGTGAAGCTAGCCATGATCTCAATTTCGCCGTCTTCGATATCGATCTCGACCTTGGGGTTGAAGGCGGCAAACGGCTGAGATGCCTCGGCGGCGACGCATTCTTCTCCGCCGAAATAACACAGGATCACCGTCAGAGAAACTAGCGCGCAA from Candidatus Binatia bacterium includes the following:
- a CDS encoding ABC transporter substrate-binding protein, which gives rise to MKTLRPTCLLVFASLGLYCGVALAAGVGEVAMLSGADRQTRLEDGAKREGEVVWYTSMSAADSGRVVELFQKRYPFLKAQLIRLSSERALQRYLTEYQAKRTLADVIDFDDGQMELLRRKETLQPYRTPVTAKFDRRFVHPQGFWTAGRVTMIVLGYNTRLVKAAEAPRRYEDLLNPKWSGFMSLEREQTEWFLTLMESWGEEKGRAFFQKLGAQKPNIRSGHTLMAQLIVAGEDPLSPNAYNHHFPREKRKGAPVDWVNLEPVVGKAQVSALARNAPHPHAAMLFLDFLFSKDGGEKVVHEANRVATHPEIVPDPPELRDGFDFILVDPVKYMDRIERYEKLWREWVTKLK